The Flavobacterium faecale genome has a segment encoding these proteins:
- a CDS encoding phosphatidate cytidylyltransferase produces MNETLKRSISGAVYIILLISCLLYSTESFFILFGAFLLIATYEFCALVHINKIIPIILASVTYGIFCAITFAVDGPLFLLKFNRTFDLSILFSTLFVSAKCIHLLFDTKTGKIDAFSKYVYLIGYVILPFIILTKIPFGIAGYNPKILISIFILIWTNDSFAYIVGKSIGKTKLFERISPKKTIEGFLGGVFFAVIASYIIAVYYIQIAEAKIFIWIIIALIVGFFGTIGDLIESKFKRIAEVKDSGKIMPGHGGVLDRLDSVIFVAPIVFLFYQILNYVS; encoded by the coding sequence ATTCCACCGAAAGCTTTTTTATCCTATTTGGTGCTTTTTTACTTATTGCTACTTACGAGTTTTGCGCTCTAGTACACATAAACAAAATCATTCCTATTATATTAGCATCAGTAACGTACGGTATATTTTGTGCGATTACATTTGCAGTTGACGGACCTTTATTTCTATTAAAATTCAATAGAACATTCGATCTTTCTATTTTATTCTCTACCCTATTTGTATCTGCTAAGTGCATCCATTTGCTGTTTGATACAAAGACAGGTAAAATAGATGCTTTCTCAAAATATGTGTATCTTATAGGATATGTAATTCTACCCTTCATTATCCTAACAAAAATACCTTTTGGAATCGCTGGGTATAATCCAAAGATTCTAATAAGTATCTTTATTTTGATTTGGACCAACGACTCCTTTGCTTATATTGTGGGGAAATCAATAGGGAAGACAAAATTATTTGAACGTATTTCTCCAAAAAAGACTATCGAAGGATTTTTGGGCGGTGTATTTTTTGCCGTTATTGCTAGTTACATTATAGCAGTTTACTACATTCAAATTGCTGAAGCTAAAATTTTCATTTGGATCATAATTGCCCTTATTGTTGGTTTTTTTGGAACCATAGGCGATTTAATAGAGTCCAAATTCAAACGAATTGCTGAAGTAAAAGACAGCGGAAAAATAATGCCTGGCCACGGAGGCGTACTAGATCGACTAGATAGTGTTATATTTGTAGCACCAATTGTATTTTTATTTTATCAAATTTTAAATTATGTTTCATAA
- a CDS encoding phosphatidylserine decarboxylase family protein, which translates to MFHKEGTKTILLGLIFTVAALLLSDRFVEIFWVQKLIQISAFLILIIILQFFRNPKRNAIQNENHVLAPVDGKVVVIEEVYEGEYFKEKRLQVSIFMSPINVHVTRYAISGLVKFSKYHPGKFLVAWHPKASEENERTTIVVENQTFGAILYRQIAGALARRIVNYAVEGTQVVQGTDAGFIKFGSRVDIFLPIGTPINVVLNQKAIGGTTIIASK; encoded by the coding sequence ATGTTTCATAAAGAAGGAACCAAGACCATTTTATTAGGACTTATTTTTACCGTTGCAGCTTTATTGCTGTCAGATCGTTTTGTAGAAATATTTTGGGTACAAAAACTAATTCAAATCAGTGCATTCTTGATTTTGATCATCATTTTACAATTCTTTAGAAACCCTAAAAGAAATGCAATTCAGAATGAGAATCATGTGCTTGCACCAGTTGATGGTAAAGTAGTGGTAATTGAAGAAGTGTACGAAGGAGAATACTTTAAAGAAAAAAGACTTCAAGTTTCGATTTTCATGTCGCCTATTAATGTACACGTAACGCGCTACGCCATTAGTGGTTTGGTAAAATTCAGTAAATACCATCCAGGTAAATTTTTGGTTGCATGGCACCCAAAAGCAAGTGAAGAAAACGAAAGAACAACCATTGTAGTAGAGAATCAAACCTTTGGAGCTATTTTGTACAGACAGATTGCTGGAGCATTGGCTCGTCGAATTGTAAATTACGCAGTCGAAGGGACACAAGTAGTACAAGGTACAGATGCTGGATTTATTAAATTTGGATCAAGAGTTGATATCTTCTTGCCCATTGGAACACCTATCAATGTAGTTCTTAATCAAAAAGCTATTGGAGGAACGACCATTATTGCTTCTAAATAA
- a CDS encoding acyl-CoA-binding protein: MSTKDLETQFQEALEIASAMTQASLPQDVQLRLYAYYKQATKGSLNPMQLNTNSFHLRDAFKTNAWMQIRHISADEAKICYVEIINALLENPNSYENE; the protein is encoded by the coding sequence ATGAGCACTAAAGATTTAGAAACTCAATTTCAAGAAGCCTTAGAAATTGCCTCAGCTATGACACAAGCCTCATTGCCGCAGGATGTTCAATTACGATTATATGCTTATTACAAACAAGCGACCAAAGGATCATTAAATCCTATGCAATTGAACACAAATAGTTTTCACCTTCGTGATGCTTTCAAAACAAATGCTTGGATGCAAATTAGACATATAAGTGCAGATGAGGCTAAAATATGTTATGTAGAAATTATAAACGCACTTTTAGAAAATCCCAATTCATATGAAAACGAATAA
- a CDS encoding superoxide dismutase: protein MKTNKFFIVSTAFILVLLSCNKKKYTEVVEVPLPTAQEKITIGMPEDVSAAEGSFLMDKLPYPYDALAPTVSPLTLETHYSKHYLTYTNNFNKAVAGTGLENLSIEEVLAQLDLNNAELRQNAGGYYNHGLYWKSMAPNAGGSPTDTIASVINRDFGSYNDFKTAFKTEASKQFGSAWVWLVVDKAGKLHITSTQNQDNPLMRNAVIKGTPLIALDLWEHAYYLGYQYRRRSYIDSFFNVLNWKKINEMYESATRKKYY, encoded by the coding sequence ATGAAAACGAATAAATTTTTTATAGTTAGTACCGCTTTTATACTTGTTTTACTTTCTTGCAACAAAAAAAAATATACAGAAGTAGTTGAAGTACCACTCCCTACTGCTCAAGAAAAAATTACAATCGGAATGCCTGAGGATGTTTCTGCAGCGGAAGGATCATTTTTAATGGACAAATTGCCTTATCCTTATGATGCTTTAGCTCCAACTGTTTCACCTCTTACATTAGAAACACATTATTCCAAACATTATTTAACCTATACAAACAACTTCAATAAAGCAGTTGCAGGTACAGGCTTAGAAAATTTATCGATTGAAGAAGTTCTTGCACAATTGGACTTAAACAATGCCGAATTAAGACAAAACGCTGGCGGATACTACAACCACGGACTGTACTGGAAATCTATGGCACCCAACGCCGGAGGATCACCAACAGATACCATTGCATCGGTGATTAATAGGGACTTCGGATCTTACAATGACTTTAAAACGGCTTTTAAAACGGAAGCTTCTAAACAATTTGGATCTGCTTGGGTATGGTTAGTAGTAGACAAAGCTGGTAAATTACATATAACTAGTACACAAAACCAAGACAACCCATTGATGCGTAATGCAGTGATCAAAGGAACACCACTTATTGCTCTTGATCTTTGGGAACATGCTTATTACTTGGGATACCAATACCGACGAAGAAGTTATATCGATTCCTTTTTTAATGTCTTGAATTGGAAAAAAATAAACGAAATGTACGAGAGTGCTACTCGAAAAAAATATTATTAA
- a CDS encoding alpha-amylase family glycosyl hydrolase, whose translation MEKDTKLGTEGKKVVYHVFTRLFGNTNTTNKPWGTIEENGVGKFNDFTPKALREIKKLGVTHIWYTGVPHHALINDYTDIGISNDHPSVVKGRAGSPYAVKDYYNVNPDLAVDPANRLQEFEALIARTHKAGMKVIIDIVPNHVARKYEGKTNPEGVTDFGSNDNTSVEYDANNNFYYIPNTAFELPDIEPPLGGEANPLLDHPFVEMPAKWTGNGSRKARPDKNDWYETAKINYGVRPDGQVDFPYLPWGYDTESFEKHFEFWQDKTVPDSWYKFRDIALYWIDKGVDGFRYDMAELVPFEFWSFMNSAIKMKRPDAFLLAEVYNPDLYYNYIKMGKMDYLYDKVGTYDKLKDVIQGRSWPDELTQIQYDMWDISHHMLKFLDNHDEQRIASPEFAGDADKGKPMMVVSATISSAPVMIYFGQEVGEPANENAGFGTHSRTSIFDYIGVPSHQRWINEGKFDGGQLTAAEASLRDFYKRLLNFTLESTALMGEFQEIQFANRYHTEGYDTAIYSFTRWSENQKLIVVTNFSAEQTSTFNLKVPKLVIEKWNLADGTYKVVDQLYKKIKWSLQVSNGEGAIAMQLSPLESVILELK comes from the coding sequence ATGGAGAAAGATACAAAACTGGGTACTGAAGGGAAAAAAGTTGTTTATCATGTTTTTACACGACTTTTTGGAAACACAAATACAACCAACAAGCCTTGGGGAACAATTGAAGAGAATGGCGTAGGAAAATTTAATGATTTTACACCCAAAGCCCTACGAGAAATTAAAAAACTTGGCGTTACCCATATTTGGTATACCGGAGTGCCACATCATGCTTTGATTAATGATTATACGGATATCGGAATCTCAAATGACCATCCATCGGTGGTGAAGGGGAGAGCGGGTTCTCCTTATGCAGTCAAGGATTATTACAACGTTAACCCTGATCTTGCAGTTGACCCTGCCAATCGTTTGCAAGAATTTGAAGCTTTGATAGCGCGTACACACAAGGCGGGTATGAAGGTGATTATTGATATTGTTCCCAATCACGTAGCACGCAAGTACGAAGGTAAAACCAATCCAGAAGGAGTGACTGATTTTGGTTCGAATGATAACACATCAGTAGAATATGATGCCAATAATAATTTTTACTATATTCCTAATACTGCTTTTGAGTTGCCAGATATCGAGCCTCCACTGGGTGGTGAAGCCAATCCTTTATTAGATCACCCTTTTGTCGAAATGCCTGCTAAATGGACAGGTAACGGTTCTAGAAAAGCACGTCCAGATAAGAATGATTGGTATGAAACTGCCAAAATAAATTATGGTGTACGTCCAGACGGGCAGGTTGATTTTCCGTATTTGCCATGGGGATACGATACGGAATCTTTTGAAAAGCATTTTGAATTTTGGCAAGACAAAACCGTGCCCGACTCCTGGTACAAATTTAGAGATATCGCATTGTATTGGATTGATAAAGGGGTGGACGGTTTTCGATATGACATGGCTGAGCTTGTTCCGTTTGAATTTTGGAGTTTTATGAATTCAGCAATCAAAATGAAGAGGCCAGACGCGTTTTTATTGGCAGAAGTTTATAATCCTGATTTGTATTACAATTATATCAAAATGGGAAAAATGGATTATTTGTATGACAAAGTGGGTACCTATGATAAATTGAAAGATGTCATACAAGGACGTTCGTGGCCTGATGAACTGACACAGATACAATATGACATGTGGGATATCAGTCATCATATGTTGAAATTTTTGGATAATCATGATGAGCAACGTATAGCAAGTCCAGAATTTGCCGGTGATGCTGACAAAGGGAAACCTATGATGGTGGTGTCAGCAACGATAAGCAGTGCACCTGTCATGATTTATTTTGGTCAAGAAGTAGGCGAGCCAGCCAACGAAAATGCAGGTTTCGGTACGCATTCTCGCACTTCAATTTTTGACTATATTGGTGTTCCTTCGCACCAACGTTGGATTAACGAAGGTAAGTTTGATGGAGGACAATTGACAGCGGCGGAAGCCTCACTAAGAGATTTCTATAAAAGGCTACTGAATTTCACCTTAGAAAGTACAGCCTTAATGGGCGAATTTCAAGAAATTCAGTTTGCCAATCGATATCATACAGAAGGATATGATACAGCAATTTATAGTTTCACGCGTTGGTCTGAGAATCAAAAGCTAATAGTTGTTACTAATTTCTCTGCAGAGCAGACAAGTACTTTTAACCTGAAAGTACCAAAACTCGTCATTGAGAAATGGAATTTAGCCGATGGTACTTATAAGGTGGTTGATCAGCTGTACAAAAAGATAAAATGGAGTCTCCAAGTCAGCAATGGAGAAGGAGCTATTGCGATGCAACTGTCGCCTTTGGAATCTGTAATTCTGGAGTTGAAATAA
- a CDS encoding DUF808 domain-containing protein produces MASGLFLLLDDIAALMDDVVVMSKIATKKTAGILGDDLAVNAEKASGFVSSREIPVLWAITKGSLLNKLIILPFAFILSYFLPDSITIILSLGAVYLAYEGVEKIYEYIVPHHHAETSTTTIALSETEILALEKDKIKSAIITDFILSIEIVIIALGTVLEKDIATQIMVVSFIAVLATVGVYGIVAMIVRMDDFGMFLSKKSSGALKFIGTILIKALPLVIKSSAIIGTIALLLVSGGIFKHNIAYFHHFLETLPAMASEFFLGLAVGIVALIVISAVQWAWKKVKS; encoded by the coding sequence ATGGCATCGGGATTATTTTTATTATTAGATGATATTGCAGCATTGATGGATGATGTGGTAGTGATGAGCAAAATTGCAACCAAGAAAACTGCTGGAATCTTAGGTGATGATTTGGCTGTAAACGCCGAAAAAGCTTCAGGATTTGTGTCTTCCAGAGAAATTCCGGTATTGTGGGCTATTACCAAAGGTTCGTTACTAAACAAATTAATTATTCTGCCATTTGCATTTATATTGAGTTACTTTCTACCTGACTCGATTACCATCATCCTATCACTTGGAGCGGTATATTTGGCATACGAAGGGGTTGAAAAAATCTACGAATACATTGTCCCTCATCATCATGCTGAAACAAGTACGACAACTATAGCGTTATCTGAAACTGAAATTTTGGCTCTTGAGAAAGACAAAATCAAGTCGGCTATTATTACTGATTTTATTCTATCTATCGAAATTGTAATCATTGCATTAGGTACTGTACTAGAGAAAGACATTGCTACTCAAATCATGGTAGTTTCATTTATCGCTGTACTTGCTACCGTAGGTGTGTACGGAATCGTTGCCATGATTGTAAGAATGGACGATTTTGGTATGTTTTTATCGAAAAAATCGAGTGGTGCTTTGAAGTTTATAGGAACTATTTTAATCAAGGCATTACCATTGGTCATAAAATCGTCGGCTATCATAGGAACAATTGCCTTACTACTTGTTTCTGGTGGAATCTTTAAACACAATATTGCTTACTTTCATCATTTCCTAGAAACTCTTCCGGCAATGGCTAGTGAATTTTTCCTTGGGCTAGCTGTTGGTATCGTTGCATTAATCGTAATTAGTGCTGTTCAATGGGCTTGGAAAAAAGTAAAGTCATAA
- a CDS encoding DEAD/DEAH box helicase, whose amino-acid sequence MSTFEQFNLPKSVQKAIDDLGFVTPTPIQEKSFSVIMSGRDMMGIAQTGTGKTFAYLLPLLKLYKFTPGHTPKIVILVPTRELVVQVVEEVEKLTQYMSVRTVGIFGGVNINTQKTTVYTGCDILVGTPGRIMDLTLDNVIRFEEMQKLVIDEFDEMLNLGFRLQLTSILAMMPKKRQNILFSATMTEEVDAILNDYFDYPEEVTLSASGTPLENITQITYNVPNFNTKINLLKHLLATNEDMSRILVFVNNKKISDMVFERMEEDFEGQFGVIHSNKSQNYRLTTMAEFQAGNLRGLITTDIMARGLDISNITHVINFEMPEAGELYMHRIGRTGRADATGTAVSFVTPREEESKVEVEVLMNMELDIEDFPEEVEISLKLIEPEKDRQVIKYAKKKKPDGDGAFHDKAKKNTKVNLGGPSKTKKKTHGSVNRNMLKTRAAKKKKK is encoded by the coding sequence ATGAGCACTTTTGAGCAATTTAATCTTCCAAAATCAGTACAAAAAGCAATTGATGACTTGGGATTTGTAACACCAACTCCAATTCAGGAAAAATCTTTTTCAGTAATCATGTCCGGTCGCGATATGATGGGGATTGCACAAACAGGTACAGGTAAAACTTTTGCCTACCTGTTGCCATTATTAAAATTGTATAAATTTACTCCAGGTCATACACCCAAAATTGTTATTCTAGTACCAACGCGCGAACTTGTAGTTCAAGTGGTGGAAGAAGTAGAGAAACTAACCCAATATATGTCGGTTAGAACTGTTGGTATTTTTGGAGGTGTGAATATCAATACTCAAAAAACAACAGTGTATACCGGTTGCGATATCTTGGTGGGTACGCCAGGACGAATCATGGATTTAACATTGGATAATGTGATCCGATTTGAAGAGATGCAAAAATTGGTTATTGATGAGTTTGACGAAATGCTTAATTTAGGATTTAGACTTCAACTTACATCAATCTTGGCTATGATGCCAAAAAAACGTCAAAACATATTGTTTTCTGCCACCATGACAGAAGAGGTAGATGCTATTTTGAACGATTACTTTGATTATCCAGAAGAGGTTACTCTTTCAGCTTCAGGTACACCCTTGGAGAATATCACGCAAATCACCTATAATGTACCTAACTTTAATACCAAAATTAATTTACTAAAGCATTTGTTGGCTACCAATGAAGACATGAGTAGAATTTTGGTGTTCGTAAACAATAAGAAAATCTCTGATATGGTTTTCGAAAGAATGGAAGAAGATTTTGAAGGGCAGTTTGGTGTGATTCACTCCAATAAGTCGCAAAATTACCGTTTGACAACCATGGCTGAGTTTCAGGCTGGTAATCTACGTGGATTAATAACGACCGACATTATGGCCAGAGGTCTTGATATATCGAATATTACACACGTAATTAACTTCGAAATGCCAGAAGCAGGTGAGTTGTACATGCACCGTATTGGGCGTACAGGTCGTGCTGATGCTACGGGTACAGCGGTAAGTTTTGTAACGCCTAGAGAAGAAGAATCCAAAGTTGAGGTAGAGGTGTTGATGAATATGGAGTTAGACATCGAAGATTTCCCTGAAGAAGTAGAGATTTCTTTGAAACTAATCGAACCAGAAAAAGACCGTCAAGTAATTAAATATGCCAAAAAGAAAAAGCCAGACGGAGATGGTGCTTTTCATGATAAGGCCAAGAAGAACACCAAAGTTAATTTAGGTGGTCCATCAAAAACGAAAAAGAAAACACATGGTTCTGTGAATAGAAATATGCTTAAAACAAGAGCCGCTAAGAAAAAGAAGAAATAA
- a CDS encoding TIGR02757 family protein, whose protein sequence is MNKDELKDFLDQKVIQYNTRDFIDSDPVQIPHLFTQKEDVEIAGFLSATIAWGNRTMIIKNSHRMMEMMGSTPYDFVMTHTDHDLERLERFVHRTFNAQDFTFFVQSLRNIYENHQGLEAVFAKHQEPHSMQKSISEFKRTFFEIPHLVRTEKHVSDPLKGSAAKRLHMYLRWMCRQDTKGVDLGIWKTVSMRALSCPLDVHSGNVARKLGLLTRKQNDAKALAELDAALRELDPNDPSKYDFALFGLGVFEGF, encoded by the coding sequence ATGAACAAAGACGAACTAAAAGATTTTCTAGACCAAAAAGTAATTCAGTACAATACTCGTGATTTCATAGACAGTGATCCCGTTCAAATTCCGCATCTTTTTACCCAAAAGGAAGATGTAGAAATTGCAGGTTTTTTGAGTGCTACTATTGCGTGGGGAAACCGAACGATGATTATCAAAAATAGTCATCGCATGATGGAGATGATGGGCAGTACGCCTTATGATTTTGTGATGACGCATACCGATCATGACCTTGAGCGATTAGAACGTTTTGTGCATCGTACCTTTAATGCGCAAGATTTTACCTTTTTTGTCCAAAGTCTCCGCAATATTTACGAAAATCATCAAGGTTTGGAAGCCGTTTTTGCAAAGCATCAAGAGCCACATTCGATGCAAAAAAGTATATCAGAGTTTAAGCGAACCTTTTTTGAAATTCCGCATTTGGTACGAACAGAGAAACATGTTTCGGATCCGCTCAAAGGTTCTGCGGCCAAGAGGTTGCACATGTATCTGAGATGGATGTGCCGTCAAGACACCAAAGGCGTTGATCTTGGAATTTGGAAAACCGTTTCGATGCGTGCACTTTCCTGTCCGCTTGATGTGCATTCGGGTAACGTAGCCCGTAAGCTCGGACTCCTTACACGCAAGCAAAATGATGCCAAAGCGCTTGCTGAACTTGATGCAGCATTAAGAGAACTTGATCCAAACGATCCTTCAAAATATGATTTTGCTTTGTTTGGCTTGGGAGTTTTTGAAGGCTTTTGA